Proteins encoded by one window of Lathyrus oleraceus cultivar Zhongwan6 chromosome 1, CAAS_Psat_ZW6_1.0, whole genome shotgun sequence:
- the LOC127121617 gene encoding protein MAIN-LIKE 2-like encodes MSILTMGESHRGTVANIATYDVSRFRTRVHEYVHMDPMVQPYVELAGFGHISKILSWSVDNKFILALCERWRPETHTFWFPISECIMTLEDVYMLLGLPIEGKVVNGKTNYANSICMDLLETDLLDDNARGQGILVSRLKSYYNSLYLDEHSTKMLE; translated from the exons atgtctatcctcacaatgggcgaatcacatagaggaacggttgcaaacatcgcaacatat gatgtatcaaggttccggactcgggtccacgaatatgtccatatggacccgatggttcaaccttatgttgaactcgccggctttggtcatataagcaagattttgtcttggtctgtagataacaaattcattctagctttatgtgaaagatggagaccagagacacacacattttggttcccaatCAGTGAGTGTATTatgacgttagaagacgtctacatgcttttgggactgcccattgaaggtaaggttgttaatggtaaaaccaactatgcaaattcaatttgcatggatctcttggagactgatttgttagatgataatgccagaggtcaaggtatactagtttcacgccttaagtcgtactataatagtttatacttagatgagcattctacgaagatgctcgaataa